The proteins below are encoded in one region of Brassica napus cultivar Da-Ae chromosome A6, Da-Ae, whole genome shotgun sequence:
- the LOC106348562 gene encoding probable disease resistance protein At5g66900 isoform X1, which translates to MSDWLGGALVSEVLKGLIQEAKTMIDFKLLSEDLASTMERMIPLTEQIETIQGKADFDHGDLKVLKQTIQRARKVLDKCQRGGVWFYEKPLVSRKIKGINKDMVKFCQMDLQLHQYRNQLGLSVVVGNIDDKVEGLSKRMDSLSVAPVPAFTDHLCSVPKLDKPPVGLDWPLMDLKKRFIDNTTAASLVVSAPPGCGKTTLVTHLCNNVDVKRHFKHILFNVVSSTPNFRTIVQNLIQYNGHAPQTFENDTQATVALRKVLEKLTEDGGPILLVLDDVWQGADSFLEKFRISVRNYKVLVTSRSEFRSFGPTYSLKPLEYENARALLVQWASRPIPNNASPDEYENLLKKILKRCNGFPIVIEVVGVSLKGKSINTWKGQVESWSGGKKTILDSPRPSVLQCLQPSFNALDPDLKECFMDMGSSLEDQKIRASVIIDIWMELYGISSSVVCMKYLEDLASQNLLKLVPLGRNEQEEGFYNEYLVTQHDILRELAIHQSGLEAFFERKRLNLEIREDQFPDWCCLNQMEPIIINASLLSITTDDLFSANWIEMECPNVETLILNISSQNFALPSFIAGMKKLKVLIITNHGSYPARLTKFSCLSLLPNLKRIRLEKVSVTLLDILHLQLVRLKKLSLVMCSFGEDFYDIEDETVDVSRALPSLQEIDIDYCYDLDEVPYWVCEVVSLKSLSITNCNKLSLLPEAIGNLSRLQVLRLSSCINLSELPETMERLGQLQFLDISHCLGLRKLPLEIGKLQKLKKMSMRKCWRCQLPDSVKNLEDLVVKCDEETGLVLWERLKPKMRSLRVHVEEMEHNLNLLHMF; encoded by the exons atgagCGATTGGCTTGGGGGAGCTTTGGTCTCTGAGGTTCTAAAAGGTTTGATCCAAGAGGCTAAGACGATGATAGACTTCAAACTCTTGTCTGAAGATCTCGCATCAACTATGGAGAGAATGATTCCTCTTACGGAACAGATCGAAACGATCCAAGGTAAGGCAGACTTTGATCATGGGGATCTCAAGGTACTGAAGCAAACCATCCAAAGAGCTAGGAAAGTGCTTGATAAGTGTCAACGTGGAGGCGTCTGGTTTTACGAGAAACCTCTGGTCTCAAGAAAGATTAAGGGAATCAATAAGGATATGGTCAAGTTCTGCCAGATGGACCTGCAGCTTCATCAGTACAGGAACCAGTTGGGATTGTCCGTTGTGGTGGGGAACATTGATGATAAGGTGGAGGGTTTGAGTAAGAGAATGGACAGCTTGAGTGTTGCTCCTGTGCCAGCTTTTACGGATCATCTTTGTTCTGTTCCAAAGCTTGATAAGCCTCCCGTTGGATTGGATTGGCCTTTGATGGACCTTAAGAAGAGATTCATTGACAATACTACTGCGGCTAGTCTCGTGGTGTCTGCTCCTCCGGGGTGCGGCAAGACCACTCTCGTTACCCACCTTTGCAACAATGTAGATGTCAAAA GGCATTTCAAGCATATCTTGTTTAATGTTGTGTCAAGTACTCCTAACTTTAGGACCATAGTACAGAATCTAATCCAGTACAACGGTCACGCTCCGCAAACGTTTGAGAACGATACTCAAGCAACCGTTGCCTTGAGAAAAGTGCTGGAGAAACTCACTGAAGACGGTGGTCCTATATTGTTGGTGTTGGATGATGTCTGGCAGGGAGCTGATTCTTTCCTTGAGAAATTTCGTATTAGCGTACGGAATTATAAGGTTTTGGTGACTTCTAGGTCTGAGTTTCGGAGCTTTGGCCCCACTTATAGTCTGAAACCTTTGGAATATGAAAATGCCAGAGCCCTTCTCGTTCAATGGGCATCACGGCCTATTCCTAACAACGCCTCTCCAGATGAGTACGAAAATCTTCTCAAAAAG ATATTGAAACGTTGCAATGGATTCCCAATCGTAATTGAAGTAGTTGGCGTTTCACTTAAGGGAAAATCTATAAATACATGGAAAGGCCAAGTGGAGAGCTGGTCTggaggaaaaaaaacaattctagATAGCCCTCGGCCTAGTGTGCTTCAATGTCTGCAGCCTAGCTTCAATGCCCTGGATCCTGATCTTAAGGAGTGTTTCATGGACATGGGCTCATCTCTTGAGGACCAAAAGATACGTGCTTCTGTTATTATTGACATATGGATGGAACTATACGGTATTAGCAGCAGTGTCGTGTGCATGAAGTACCTTGAAGACCTTGCCTCCCAGAATCTACTTAAACTTGTTCCTCTCGG CAGAAATGAGCAGGAAGAGGGTTTCTACAATGAGTATTTAGTCACTCAACATGATATCCTTAGGGAGTTGGCTATCCATCAAAGCGGATTAGAAGCATTCTTTGAAAGAAAAAGATTGAATTTGGAGATAAGAGAGGATCAATTTCCAGACTGGTGTTGTTTGAATCAAATGGAGCCTATTATCATCAATGCCTCTCTCTTGTCTATCACTACAG ATGATTTGTTCTCAGCGAATTGGATTGAAATGGAATGTCCCAATGTTGAGACTTTGATTCTGAACATCTCTTCACAAAACTTTGCATTACCGAGCTTCATTGCTGGAATGAAGAAGCTAAAGGTTCTGATAATCACAAACCACGGTTCTTATCCAGCGAGACTGACCAAATTCTCGTGCCTCAGCTTATTACCGAACCTGAAACGGATCAGACTGGAGAAAGTTTCAGTAACGTTGCTGGACATTCTCCACTTGCAGCTCGTCAGACTGAAGAAGTTGTCTTTGGTTATGTGTAGCTTCGGTGAGGATTTCTACGACATTGAAGATGAAACAGTAGATGTCTCTAGAGCTCTTCCTAGTTTACAAGAGATCGATATAGACTATTGCTACGATCTTGATGAGGTGCCGTATTGGGTCTGTGAAGTTGTTTCGTTGAAGTCACTTAGCATCACGAATTGTAACAAGCTCTCTCTACTTCCTGAAGCTATAGGCAACTTGAGTAGACTACAAGTGTTGAGGCTGAGTTCTTGTATTAATCTCTCTGAGCTGCCTGAAACCATGGAGAGACTCGGGCAATTGCAGTTTCTGGATATTTCTCATTGCTTAGGACTGAGAAAGTTGCCTCTAGAGATTGGGAAGCtgcagaagctgaagaagatgtCGATGAGGAAATGTTGGAGATGCCAGCTGCCGGACTCAGTGAAGAATCTAGAGGATCTGGTGGTTAAATGCGATGAAGAAACTGGGTTGGTCTTGTGG
- the LOC106348562 gene encoding probable disease resistance protein At5g66900 isoform X2, whose product MSDWLGGALVSEVLKGLIQEAKTMIDFKLLSEDLASTMERMIPLTEQIETIQGKADFDHGDLKVLKQTIQRARKVLDKCQRGGVWFYEKPLVSRKIKGINKDMVKFCQMDLQLHQYRNQLGLSVVVGNIDDKVEGLSKRMDSLSVAPVPAFTDHLCSVPKLDKPPVGLDWPLMDLKKRFIDNTTAASLVVSAPPGCGKTTLVTHLCNNVDVKRHFKHILFNVVSSTPNFRTIVQNLIQYNGHAPQTFENDTQATVALRKVLEKLTEDGGPILLVLDDVWQGADSFLEKFRISVRNYKVLVTSRSEFRSFGPTYSLKPLEYENARALLVQWASRPIPNNASPDEYENLLKKILKRCNGFPIVIEVVGVSLKGKSINTWKGQVESWSGGKKTILDSPRPSVLQCLQPSFNALDPDLKECFMDMGSSLEDQKIRASVIIDIWMELYGISSSVVCMKYLEDLASQNLLKLVPLGNEQEEGFYNEYLVTQHDILRELAIHQSGLEAFFERKRLNLEIREDQFPDWCCLNQMEPIIINASLLSITTDDLFSANWIEMECPNVETLILNISSQNFALPSFIAGMKKLKVLIITNHGSYPARLTKFSCLSLLPNLKRIRLEKVSVTLLDILHLQLVRLKKLSLVMCSFGEDFYDIEDETVDVSRALPSLQEIDIDYCYDLDEVPYWVCEVVSLKSLSITNCNKLSLLPEAIGNLSRLQVLRLSSCINLSELPETMERLGQLQFLDISHCLGLRKLPLEIGKLQKLKKMSMRKCWRCQLPDSVKNLEDLVVKCDEETGLVLWERLKPKMRSLRVHVEEMEHNLNLLHMF is encoded by the exons atgagCGATTGGCTTGGGGGAGCTTTGGTCTCTGAGGTTCTAAAAGGTTTGATCCAAGAGGCTAAGACGATGATAGACTTCAAACTCTTGTCTGAAGATCTCGCATCAACTATGGAGAGAATGATTCCTCTTACGGAACAGATCGAAACGATCCAAGGTAAGGCAGACTTTGATCATGGGGATCTCAAGGTACTGAAGCAAACCATCCAAAGAGCTAGGAAAGTGCTTGATAAGTGTCAACGTGGAGGCGTCTGGTTTTACGAGAAACCTCTGGTCTCAAGAAAGATTAAGGGAATCAATAAGGATATGGTCAAGTTCTGCCAGATGGACCTGCAGCTTCATCAGTACAGGAACCAGTTGGGATTGTCCGTTGTGGTGGGGAACATTGATGATAAGGTGGAGGGTTTGAGTAAGAGAATGGACAGCTTGAGTGTTGCTCCTGTGCCAGCTTTTACGGATCATCTTTGTTCTGTTCCAAAGCTTGATAAGCCTCCCGTTGGATTGGATTGGCCTTTGATGGACCTTAAGAAGAGATTCATTGACAATACTACTGCGGCTAGTCTCGTGGTGTCTGCTCCTCCGGGGTGCGGCAAGACCACTCTCGTTACCCACCTTTGCAACAATGTAGATGTCAAAA GGCATTTCAAGCATATCTTGTTTAATGTTGTGTCAAGTACTCCTAACTTTAGGACCATAGTACAGAATCTAATCCAGTACAACGGTCACGCTCCGCAAACGTTTGAGAACGATACTCAAGCAACCGTTGCCTTGAGAAAAGTGCTGGAGAAACTCACTGAAGACGGTGGTCCTATATTGTTGGTGTTGGATGATGTCTGGCAGGGAGCTGATTCTTTCCTTGAGAAATTTCGTATTAGCGTACGGAATTATAAGGTTTTGGTGACTTCTAGGTCTGAGTTTCGGAGCTTTGGCCCCACTTATAGTCTGAAACCTTTGGAATATGAAAATGCCAGAGCCCTTCTCGTTCAATGGGCATCACGGCCTATTCCTAACAACGCCTCTCCAGATGAGTACGAAAATCTTCTCAAAAAG ATATTGAAACGTTGCAATGGATTCCCAATCGTAATTGAAGTAGTTGGCGTTTCACTTAAGGGAAAATCTATAAATACATGGAAAGGCCAAGTGGAGAGCTGGTCTggaggaaaaaaaacaattctagATAGCCCTCGGCCTAGTGTGCTTCAATGTCTGCAGCCTAGCTTCAATGCCCTGGATCCTGATCTTAAGGAGTGTTTCATGGACATGGGCTCATCTCTTGAGGACCAAAAGATACGTGCTTCTGTTATTATTGACATATGGATGGAACTATACGGTATTAGCAGCAGTGTCGTGTGCATGAAGTACCTTGAAGACCTTGCCTCCCAGAATCTACTTAAACTTGTTCCTCTCGG AAATGAGCAGGAAGAGGGTTTCTACAATGAGTATTTAGTCACTCAACATGATATCCTTAGGGAGTTGGCTATCCATCAAAGCGGATTAGAAGCATTCTTTGAAAGAAAAAGATTGAATTTGGAGATAAGAGAGGATCAATTTCCAGACTGGTGTTGTTTGAATCAAATGGAGCCTATTATCATCAATGCCTCTCTCTTGTCTATCACTACAG ATGATTTGTTCTCAGCGAATTGGATTGAAATGGAATGTCCCAATGTTGAGACTTTGATTCTGAACATCTCTTCACAAAACTTTGCATTACCGAGCTTCATTGCTGGAATGAAGAAGCTAAAGGTTCTGATAATCACAAACCACGGTTCTTATCCAGCGAGACTGACCAAATTCTCGTGCCTCAGCTTATTACCGAACCTGAAACGGATCAGACTGGAGAAAGTTTCAGTAACGTTGCTGGACATTCTCCACTTGCAGCTCGTCAGACTGAAGAAGTTGTCTTTGGTTATGTGTAGCTTCGGTGAGGATTTCTACGACATTGAAGATGAAACAGTAGATGTCTCTAGAGCTCTTCCTAGTTTACAAGAGATCGATATAGACTATTGCTACGATCTTGATGAGGTGCCGTATTGGGTCTGTGAAGTTGTTTCGTTGAAGTCACTTAGCATCACGAATTGTAACAAGCTCTCTCTACTTCCTGAAGCTATAGGCAACTTGAGTAGACTACAAGTGTTGAGGCTGAGTTCTTGTATTAATCTCTCTGAGCTGCCTGAAACCATGGAGAGACTCGGGCAATTGCAGTTTCTGGATATTTCTCATTGCTTAGGACTGAGAAAGTTGCCTCTAGAGATTGGGAAGCtgcagaagctgaagaagatgtCGATGAGGAAATGTTGGAGATGCCAGCTGCCGGACTCAGTGAAGAATCTAGAGGATCTGGTGGTTAAATGCGATGAAGAAACTGGGTTGGTCTTGTGG